Proteins encoded in a region of the Cyclopterus lumpus isolate fCycLum1 chromosome 23, fCycLum1.pri, whole genome shotgun sequence genome:
- the LOC117726541 gene encoding transmembrane protein 229A: MASRGRDARSQSGTPAGGLNTAPMTHQQEPVGETGDAVESLRELPRWLRLYFYGMHGVALDVLLSSIQGFLNYRDPKLVGFSSPYLCIMHALTHFALEKIYSQKRCFRGRPVVFHLVFYPSVYIGLQILIGNINTLTEQVRVVSGTQLVVHYILALYFSLVFHRGLARLQYQTISPLEHTRELGPVDRGHDRRPLHGLPGFVRFLFFGMHGFLDEVIFTSIFNLVEKSDRTLSGHTSLWSFLMYGSCSFVVEKLYLHLHFNRGWGILWRLPIYICFIYTWEFSWGLFLRQFGACSWDYSHYPHNFMGLVTLLYLPGWAGISLYQDVLSNVMLRIKCTKEVNDLSEENGEVDGSMESKKKLL; encoded by the coding sequence ATGGCGAGTCGGGGGCGAGACGCTCGCAGCCAGTCAGGAACCCCCGCCGGCGGCCTGAACACGGCGCCAATGACCCACCAACAAGAACCGGTCGGAGAGACGGGGGACGCCGTGGAGTCGCTGCGGGAGCTGCCTCGATGGTTGAGGCTTTACTTCTACGGGATGCACGGCGTGGCTCTAGATGTCCTGCTCTCATCGATTCAGGGGTTTTTAAATTATCGAGACCCCAAACTGGTGGGCTTTTCCTCTCCGTATCTTTGCATTATGCATGCGCTGACCCACTTCGCGCTGGAGAAGATTTACTCGCAAAAGAGGTGTTTCCGAGGTCGGCCTGTGGTGTTTCATCTTGTTTTCTACCCGTCGGTCTACATCGGGCTGCAGATCCTGATCGGGAACATTAACACGTTGACCGAGCAGGTGAGGGTGGTATCTGGCACCCAGCTGGTCGTGCACTACATTCTGGCTCTCTATTTTTCCCTGGTGTTTCACAGAGGACTGGCAAGGCTGCAGTATCAAACCATCAGCCCCCTCGAGCACACGCGCGAACTCGGCCCGGTGGACAGAGGTCATGATCGGAGGCCTCTTCACGGTCTCCCCGGCTTTGTGCGTTTCTTGTTCTTTGGGATGCACGGCTTTCTGGACGAGGTGATTTTCACCTCCATTTTCAACCTGGTGGAGAAGTCTGACCGGACCCTCAGCGGTCACACGTCCCTGTGGTCGTTCCTGATGTACGGGAGCTGCAGCTTCGTGGTGGAAAAGCTCTACCTTCACCTGCACTTCAACAGAGGCTGGGGGATTTTGTGGCGGCTCCCCATCTACATCTGCTTCATCTACACCTGGGAGTTCTCCTGGGGTCTGTTCCTGAGGCAGTTTGGCGCCTGCTCGTGGGACTACTCTCATTATCCTCACAACTTCATGGGACTAGTCACCCTCCTCTACTTGCCCGGCTGGGCCGGCATCAGTTTGTATCAGGACGTGCTGTCTAATGTCATGCTGAGAATCAAGTGCACCAAAGAAGTAAATGATTTGAGTGAGGAGAATggagaggtcgatggatcgatgGAGTCAAAGAAAAAACTACTTTAA